Proteins encoded within one genomic window of Naumovozyma dairenensis CBS 421 chromosome 6, complete genome:
- the LSM12 gene encoding Lsm12p (similar to Saccharomyces cerevisiae LSM12 (YHR121W); ancestral locus Anc_2.142) yields MSVNLTHILGWRVRITNILDTVTEGRIYSFNSSNNTITLDTTTSTKKNKIKKSKETNLHDFKIIKCLFIKHLEVIDDKSKKQSGFGNIKPSYINIDRIDQLLKDQIAKASIKEGLLNRGVTEEGQFIFNLIHKTISDTKWGSKSNSIIILGDIEISSPYKVDNIKCLHESDSNSKNSLNLIVKIVQNGWAKWRINHPDSDNDDGRKGG; encoded by the coding sequence ATGAGTGTAAATTTAACGCATATTCTTGGTTGGAGAGTAAGAATAACAAATATTTTAGATACTGTTACAGAAGGtagaatatattcttttaacTCTAGTAATAATACGATAACGTTAGATACCACTACCTCCAccaagaagaataaaattaaaaaaagtaaagaaACTAATTTGCATGACTttaaaataatcaaatgtCTGTTTATTAAACATTTAGAAGTTATTGACgataaatcaaaaaagCAATCAGGCTTTGGTAATATTAAACCTAGTTATATCAATATTGATAGAATTGATCAGTTATTGAAAGATCAAATAGCAAAAGCAAGTATAAAGGAAGGATTATTAAATCGAGGCGTTACTGAAGAAGGTCAATTCatatttaatttgattcatAAGACAATTAGTGATACAAAATGGGGTAGTAAAAGtaattctattattatattagGTGATATAGAGATCTCTTCACCTTACAAAGTTGATAATATCAAATGTCTCCATGAATCAGATTCTAATAGCAAAAACTCTTTGAATCTTATAGTaaaaattgttcaaaatgGATGGGCAAAGTGGAGGATTAATCATCCTGATAgcgataatgatgatggaaGGAAAGGCGGTTAA
- the TEP1 gene encoding putative phosphatidylinositol-3,4,5-trisphosphate 3-phosphatase (similar to Saccharomyces cerevisiae TEP1 (YNL128W); ancestral locus Anc_2.141) codes for MNIINMTIGFNQKSSYSGGKQKKPYKKMEPTFQKHRRDHASNLIRSIYSAPLKVHKNNLGLTLDLSYITPNIIVCSYPVTKYPKLFYRNNLMDLLIYLNLNHGNGNWKIYNFKVESNLSDYTDQDVISLTNSSGVIVSNNNDKDNDNNNDNDNYNYNDHKNISVATYYLKKEAKIQNIEIVARDDSIPTSQLSSIPVSSFLSRNGWLDHSPPPFLLLQEIIDDIHNFTTSGKEKIAVLHCKMGKGRCGTICIAYLMKYNPGTGNLQTSSLDAAKAVFMNNRFKPGISKGVTIYSQLRFLKYHELFLYYDSMHRDMILNQLQLARFTFHSIELLEPTTIINSNFNSSPDSDYSFQYPYEISVNLQHYNETRNDLITFHNLTTSRDTVSSSTLSSPLSSSITPSNSSKKTKNDRLIMLLPSSSPLHLENTDIRLDFTLKIKSLQTSSSMTTTNKVISKFTSYVSHSHCWLNLYFETVKCSKNNSNTHFMLNELINEQNLGRQQFYFYIKWEDLDGLKGTNNRGLKLFDSIILKWSLHT; via the coding sequence atgaatattattaacatGACAATTGGTTTCAATCAAAAATCTTCCTATAGCGGAGGTAAACAAAAGAAACcatacaaaaaaatggaaccaacatttcaaaaacaTAGACGTGATCATGCATCAAATTTGATACGTTCAATTTATTCCGCACCTTTGAAAGTTCATAAGAATAATTTAGGGTTGACTTTGGATCTCTCATATATTACTCCAAATATTATAGTTTGTTCATATCCCGTCACCAAATAtccaaaattattttatagaAATAATCTTATggatttattaatttatttaaactTAAATCATGGAAATggaaattggaaaatttataattttaaagTGGAATCAAACTTATCTGATTATACCGATCAAGATGTAATCAGTTTGACAAATTCAAGTGGTGTTATAGTgagtaataataatgataaggACAATGACAATAACAATGACAATGacaattacaattacaatgatcataaaaatatttctgtGGCTACgtattatttaaagaaagaagctaaaatacaaaatattgaaattgttgCAAGGGATGACTCTATCCCTACAAGTCAATTATCGAGCATACCTGTTAgttcatttctttcaagAAATGGTTGGCTTGATCATTCTCCACCACCTTTTCTTCTACTCCAAGAGATCATCGATGATATTCATAACTTCACTACATCTGGTAAGGAGAAAATTGCTGTATTGCATTGTAAAATGGGGAAAGGTCGTTGTGGTACAATATGTATCGcatatttaatgaaatacAATCCAGGAACAGGTAATTTGCAAACATCATCATTGGATGCGGCAAAAGCTGTATTCATGAATAATAGATTTAAGCCCGGTATCTCAAAAGGTGTCACAATATATTCACAATTAAGATTCCTAAAGTACCATGAATTATTCCTTTACTACGATTCAATGCATCGAGATATGATACTGAATCAATTACAACTGGCACGATTTACATTCCATTCGATAGAATTGCTCGAGCCAACAACAATTATAAACTCGAACTTTAATTCCTCTCCTGATTCTGATTACTCATTCCAATATCCATACGAAATATCGGTAAACCTGCAACattataatgaaacaagaaatgACCTGATTACTTTTCACAATTTAACAACAAGTAGAGATACcgtttcatcatcaaccTTATCATCCCCCTTATCATCTTCGATCACACCTTCAAATAGTAGTAAGAAAACTAAAAATGATAGATTAATAATGTTATTACCATCTTCTTCACCATTACATTTAGAAAATACTGATATACGATTAGACTTCACACTGAAAATTAAAAGTTTACAAACATCATCGTCAATGACAACTACAAATAAAGTTATAAGTAAATTTACTTCATATGTATCACATTCACATTGTTGGTTAAATCTCTACTTTGAAACCGTAAAATGTAGTAAGAACAACTCAAATACACATTTCATGTTAAAcgaattaataaatgaacAAAATCTGGGAAGGCAgcaattttatttctatattAAATGGGAAGATCTTGATGGGTTGAAAGGTACCAATAATAGAGGCTTGAAACTGTTTGAttctataatattaaaatgGTCACTTcatacataa
- the NRK1 gene encoding ribosylnicotinamide kinase (similar to Saccharomyces cerevisiae NRK1 (YNL129W); ancestral locus Anc_2.140), translating into MSTPSQNTTHNKRKIILVAISGCSSSGKTTIAKLTSQIFPEATLIHQDDFYKHDSEIPIDPIRKIQNWDCPEALDFSLFAKELDSIKRTGVVSNKLIHNDNVDDLTKFNSILKGQALTELKQKYAKINEAEYKIIIVDGFMILNNSEIRSKFNLNLLIRAPYCILKKRRNNRDGYKTLDSFWVDPPYYFDEFVYKSYKENHSFLFENNDVEDKLLHNGNKNDKILDFMNDDHVSIVTALNWVADGILSLCDVELEEQN; encoded by the coding sequence ATGTCAACGCCGTCACAGAATACTACtcataataaaagaaagatCATTCTCGTAGCTATCAGCGGATGTTCCTCAAGTGGTAAAACTACTATCGCTAAACTGACATCTCAAATATTTCCCGAAGCAACATTAATTCATCAAGATGATTTTTATAAACACGATAGTGAAATCCCCATCGATCCTATCCGTAAGATTCAAAATTGGGATTGTCCCGAAGCTCTAGATTTTTCACTATTTGCTAAAGAATTGGACTCCATTAAAAGAACAGGTGTAGTCTCtaataaattgattcaTAATGACAATGTAGACGATTTAACAAAATTCAACTCTATTTTGAAAGGACAAGCATTAACggaattgaaacaaaaatatgCAAAAATCAATGAGGCAGAatataaaatcattattgtGGATGGATTTATGATCTTGAATAATTCGGAAATACGTTCGAAATTTAATCTAAACTTATTGATTCGTGCTCCGTATtgtattttgaaaaaaagaagaaataatagaGATGGATACAAGACGCTAGATTCATTTTGGGTTGATCCACCTTACTATTTCGATGAATTCGTTTATAAATCTTATAAAGAGAATCattctttcttatttgaaaataatgacgTAGAGGATAAGCTGCTACACAATGGTaacaaaaatgataaaatctTAGACTTTATGAATGATGACCATGTATCAATCGTGACGGCATTAAATTGGGTAGCTGATGGTATTTTGAGTTTGTGTGACGTTGAACTTGAAGAACAGAATTAA
- the SSS1 gene encoding translocon subunit SSS1 has product MANEKTDNQIEKLMDVPLEFVKDGNQFLTKCKKPDWKEYSKIVRAVGIGFLAVGVIGYAIKLIHIPIRYVIV; this is encoded by the coding sequence ATGGCTAACGAAAAGACAGACaaccaaattgaaaaattaatggATGTACCATTAGAATTCGTTAAGGATGGTAACCAATTTTTGACCAAGTGTAAGAAACCAGACTGGAAAgaatattccaaaatagTGAGAGCTGTTGGTATTGGTTTCCTTGCTGTTGGTGTCATTGGTTACGCTATTAAGTTGATCCATATCCCAATTAGATACGTCATTGTTTAA
- the ESBP6 gene encoding Esbp6p (similar to Saccharomyces cerevisiae ESBP6 (YNL125C); ancestral locus Anc_2.145): MSSNSSIGSDLDSNLSNVTTSLQSLPLPKNEHSNSNTNDRLTTAQTVPISRQRTNISNISAARTVTRTVTNIWKAVQDDNLQTSQTENDLNHILVSKFDIGDALRLEHNGEGEEGEDAVHSFQSTATSLKDLESRIHTPRPHHDDNNTSSKANIAEMIQRRKSEGQEQEQEQEQEQEQGTEEESEEGETIKRVFTNKESGNVDLPPDGGYGWVVVVAVTVIFLNSWGCNSAFGIFLSFYLSNGTYAGASKYDYALVTGLSVFIGQGFCPFVMVIAKVIGNKPTMIIGNLCMLAGFLLASFATKLWQLYCTQGVLIGFGISLMFTPATTVLPGWFLKKRGVSQGISLMGTGMGGVIYSLASNKMIHDRGDTHWCLRMLAITCVTSSFIAIALIKEHNPIKPLGLKSWAPIKNTFSMILSIKIVTRKPFVPLIAIWFTFALFGYNLMIFTLAAYAVAKGLTQHDGTTLTAVLNGCQCIGRPVMGLLGDRFGRCNVTVTLTFLLCVYMFAFWIPAHTFLQLLFFSIMVGSCVGVANVMNTVLIADMCGPTDFLAGWGFVNYSGAPVLLVVEVIAQALVDTKNINNPYLHTQIFSGCCFTTALILILFLREYAVRLKLRERQIANDAKLKDHFSSGTGLSSEKDDDEEEGGEGNTGVGYDQISERMNDKVETIKHNAYDEDDDNDAASQLLQERRAKYDLLLGPGIKQYFMRMTYPMKI; this comes from the coding sequence atgagcTCAAACTCTTCAATAGGAAGTGATCTAGACTCAAATTTAAGTAATGTAACCACATCCTTACAATCATTACCATTACCAAAAAATGAACATTCAAACTCAAACACGAATGATAGACTAACAACTGCACAAACCGTACCCATTTCAAGACAACGAACAAACATATCGAACATTTCCGCTGCAAGAACAGTCACTAGAACAGTCACTAACATTTGGAAAGCTGTACAGGATGATAATTTACAAACTTCCCAAactgaaaatgatttaaatcATATATTAGTATCTAAATTCGACATTGGTGATGCATTAAGGTTAGAACATAATGGAGAAGGGGAAGAGGGAGAAGATGCAGTACATTCGTTCCAATCTACTGCTActtctttgaaagatttagaaTCTCGTATTCACACTCCTCGTCCTCAtcatgatgataataatacttcTTCTAAGGCTAATATAGCGGAAATGATACAGAGGCGGAAATCTGAAGgtcaagaacaagaacaagaacaagaacaagaacaggAGCAAGGAACggaagaagaaagtgaaGAAGGGGAGACGATAAAGAGAGTATTTACGAATAAAGAAAGTGGTAACGTCGATTTACCACCAGATGGTGGCTACGGTTGGGTAGTGGTAGTGGCAGTTACTGtaattttcttaaataGTTGGGGTTGTAATTCTGCATTCGGTATATTTTTaagtttttatttatcGAACGGGACATATGCTGGTGCTTCGAAATATGACTATGCTTTAGTTACTGGTCTCAGTGTCTTCATCGGTCAAGGGTTTTGTCCCTTTGTTATGGTTATCGCTAAAGTAATTGGGAATAAACCAACTATGATCATTGGTAATTTATGTATGTTAGCAGGGTTTCTTTTAGCAAGTTTTGCTACTAAATTATGGCAATTATATTGTACACAAGGTGTATTGATTGGGTTTGGGATATCGTTGATGTTTACTCCAGCAACGACTGTTTTACCTGGTTGgtttttaaagaaaagaggTGTATCTCAAGGTATCTCCTTGATGGGTACTGGTATGGGAGGTGTCATTTATAGTTTAGCTTCTAATAAAATGATTCATGACCGTGGAGATACACATTGGTGTCTTAGGATGTTAGCGATTACATGTGTCACGTCAAGTTTTATTGCCATTGCACTAATTAAAGAACATAACCCTATTAAACCGCTAGGTCTCAAATCGTGGGCTCCGATTAAAAATACGTTTTCTatgatattatcaattaagATCGTTACAAGGAAACCATTTGTCCCCCTGATTGCAATTTGGTTCACATTTGCATTATTTGGTTATAACTTAATGATTTTCACATTAGCTGCATATGCTGTTGCAAAGGGATTAACACAACATGATGGGACTACATTAACTGCAGTTTTGAATGGCTGCCAATGTATTGGTCGACCAGTAATGGGGCTTCTCGGTGATAGATTTGGTAGATGTAATGTTACTGTGACtttaacatttttattatgtgTATACATGTTTGCATTTTGGATTCCAGCTCATacatttcttcaattacTGTTTTTTTCTATCATGGTTGGATCATGTGTTGGTGTAGCCAATGTTATGAATACAGTTTTGATTGCAGATATGTGTGGACCGACAGATTTTTTAGCTGGTTGGGGGTTTGTTAATTATTCAGGTGCACCTGTTTTATTAGTAGTGGAAGTTATTGCTCAAGCATTAGTGGAtactaaaaatattaataatccATATTTACATACACAAATCTTTTCAGGATGTTGTTTTACTACTgcattaatattaatattgtttttaaGGGAATATGCTGTTCGATTGAAATTAAGAGAACGTCAAATTGCAAATGATGCTAAATTAAAAGATCATTTTTCATCTGGTACAGGTTTATCAAGtgaaaaagatgatgatgaagaagaaggaggAGAAGGAAACACAGGAGTTGGGTATGACCAGATAAGCGAAAGAATGAATGATAAAGTGGAAACTATAAAACACAATGCTTACgacgaagatgatgataatgatgctGCTTCTCAATTGTTACAAGAAAGGAGAGCTAAATATGATTTATTGTTGGGGCCTGgaataaaacaatattttatGAGGATGACATATCCtatgaaaatttaa
- the CPT1 gene encoding diacylglycerol cholinephosphotransferase (similar to Saccharomyces cerevisiae EPT1 (YHR123W) and CPT1 (YNL130C); ancestral locus Anc_2.138), with protein sequence MGFFISRDKLTNLKSYKYQSEDHSILSNAILKPYWRQFSKIFPVWMAPNVVTLLGLSFIIINVLATLYYDPSLTEQTPSWTYFSYAIGLFLYQTFDACDGLHARRTGQSGPLGELFDHCIDSINTTLSMLPFISTAKIGFGKLLILVQFTVLGNFYLSTWEEFHTHKLYLSEFCGPVEGIFILITSYIIVGIWGPDLMWHKVVFQNDVVRIESIHLWFTFSFFAVFYNIIAASKNVKQYYKEQELVKDGQSDSTGTGCQRKAELESQKELDIAIKGLLPFLFYFISVIVLITVNENFINLPLVLSIGLTMAFVVGRIIVAHLTNQDFPMINFPMLVPSIQLVYYLISTHYLKRDTTSTIINLVWFGLGLTLGIHAMFINEIIYEFTDYLDVYALTIKHPHAKVV encoded by the coding sequence ATGggatttttcatttctcGAGATAAATTAACCAACTTAAAATCCTACAAATATCAAAGTGAAGATCATTCTATCCTTTCTAATGCAATACTAAAACCATATTGGAGACAATTCTCCAAAATCTTCCCCGTATGGATGGCTCCCAACGTAGTAACATTATTAGGTCTATCTTTCATAATCATAAATGTATTAGCCACGTTATATTATGATCCATCATTAACTGAACAAACTCCATCATGGACGTATTTCTCGTACGCCATTGGGTTATTCCTATATCAAACATTCGATGCATGTGATGGGCTTCATGCACGTCGTACGGGACAATCTGGGCCCTTAGGTGAATTATTTGACCATTGTattgattcaattaataCCACTTTGTCAATGTTACCCTTCATTTCCACGGCAAAGATTGGATTTGGGAAATTACTCATCTTGGTTCAATTCACTGTCTTGGGGAACTTTTATTTAAGTACATGGGAAGAATTCCATACtcataaattatatttaagTGAATTTTGTGGACCTGTGGAAGGTATTTTCATCTTAATTACTTCTTATATAATTGTGGGGATTTGGGGACCTGATTTAATGTGGCATAAAGTCGTATTCCAAAATGATGTTGTTCGTATTGAATCTATTCATTTATGGTTTacattttcattctttgctgtcttttataatattatcgCTGCAAGTAAGAATGTTAAGcaatattataaagaacaagaattgGTTAAAGACGGGCAAAGCGACTCTACTGGAACCGGTTGTCAGAGAAAAGCTGAATTGGAATCACAAAAGGAGTTGGATATCGCTATTAAAGGGTTACTaccatttttgttttatttcattAGTGTTATAGTACTAATTACTGTGaatgaaaatttcattaatttacCACTAGTTTTATCAATTGGCTTAACAATGGCATTTGTTGTGGGACGTATCATTGTTGCACATTTAACGAACCAGGATTTCCCAATGATTAATTTCCCCATGCTAGTTCCTTCCATTCAAttggtttattatttaatttctaCACATTATTTGAAACGTGATACCACATCcacaataataaatttagtTTGGTTTGGGTTAGGTTTAACTTTAGGAATCCACGCCATgttcattaatgaaatcatttatGAGTTTACTGATTATTTGGATGTTTATGCTTTAACCATTAAACATCCCCATGCAAAGGTTGTCTAA
- the TOM22 gene encoding Tom22p (similar to Saccharomyces cerevisiae TOM22 (YNL131W); ancestral locus Anc_2.137) encodes MVELTEIKEENDVPTQTTQNGSIIDDAKPTEEQLKQENEEEEDDDSDFEDDFNENETFMERLYALKDIVPPKQRINICNAFNLTTSFIKTAFSKTGNITWILTTSALLLGVPLSLSILAEQQLIEMEKTFDLQKDANEILVGDSNAAPAK; translated from the coding sequence ATGGTGGAATTGACTGAAATTAAAGAGGAAAACGACGTTCCAACTCAGACTACTCAAAATGGAAGTATCATTGATGATGCTAAGCCAACCGAAGAACAACTAAAGCAAGagaatgaagaagaagaagatgatgacagtgattttgaagatgatttcaatgaaaatgaaacttTCATGGAAAGACTATATgctttgaaagatattgtTCCACCAAAacaaagaataaatatttgtaaTGCGTTCAATTTAACTACTAGTTTTATCAAGACTGCATTTTCCAAGACTGGGAATATCACTTGGATTTTAACCACTTctgcattattattgggTGTACCACTTTCACTTTCTATACTTGCTGAACAACAATTGattgaaatggaaaagaCTTTTGATCTACAAAAAGATGCTAATGAAATTTTAGTTGGTGATTCTAATGCTGCTCCTGCCAAATAA